In Legionella cincinnatiensis, the DNA window TAATTTATCCTGCTACGGTTACTTTATGTTCTAAAATTCATAGCCTGGGTAATTCCAGTATGATTATGGATCATGAACTTTATCAAAATGAAGTGCTTATGGCCCACGGTAGTTGTAAAATTGTTTGGGTGGATTATACGCAAAATAAATCAATACCATTACCCGATATTTTTCGTACTCTTTATGCAACACCCTACACTTGAAAAATATTTTTGATTCTATCCATCATCATTACAATGGGTTTATTACCCTACCGCTGAATTTGATCGGTTATGTATCAAAATTGTTGATGTCTTATTACGCTAGAGTTTCATCATCCTTAGTTTTGACCGAAGGATCCATCGATGAGCAAAGACCTTGGAGCTTCCGGTTAAGCCGGAAGATGAAGTAATAAATGTAAATCAACAAATTTGTTACACCTCCAATGTGATCTGACAGACTTTCGCATTAAGGATTCGCAATAGTTGGAGAAGAATGCTGCTCCGCTAGTTCAATTGCAATAGTATTGATGTCTGTTTTGATCTCATTATATCGTTTTGTGGCTTCTTCCAGTTGATTTTTAGCGATCATTTTAGGGAGCTCACTTTCCAATTCGGCTAAAGCATTTTTTTGCAAGCTCTCTACCATGGGTAAAATTTTATTAGAATCAAAGTCTCTATTGATGAGTGCTCGAATTTTTATTATTTGAAAAGTCGCTTCATTATAATTTATTAGGTCGCTCGTATCTTCAAGATCTGGTTTTTGTAGATTAGCCAGTTTGATTAATGTACTTCTTACTTTTTCAATAAGTTCTTTATGAGACATAATATTCTTCCTAAAATGTGTTGGAGATTTGTGGAGCTACTTCTTTTTCTAAGTTATTGTTTTCTGCAGAAGTGTTTTTTAATTGGGCAAATTGATTTTTATAATTATGGAATTGGCTTATCTGCTTTAATTTGAGGCCTTCCATATGTTCGTTATATTTCTCCATAGTCTTAGGTGGGATAGTTTGTTCTAATTGAATTTGTCGTTCAATAACTCTTCCCCAACCCGCACTCATATTGGCGCCATGGCTAATCTCTATATGATTTTTTGCTAAGAAATCGCCAGTCAGTAATACTTCAACTAATTGTTCTTGTGTC includes these proteins:
- a CDS encoding acyl-CoA thioesterase, translating into MNELKVEIHKKVFSIAWGDMDALGHVNNARYFEYFQEARIEWLRDLNIKMTGKTGPVVIHVACTFLKPVIYPATVTLCSKIHSLGNSSMIMDHELYQNEVLMAHGSCKIVWVDYTQNKSIPLPDIFRTLYATPYT